A genome region from Streptomyces sp. S4.7 includes the following:
- a CDS encoding Trm112 family protein codes for MPLEAGLLEILACPACHAPLSDRTEADTPELICTGADCGLAYPVRDDIPVLLVDEARRPA; via the coding sequence ATGCCGCTCGAAGCCGGCCTCCTGGAGATCCTCGCCTGCCCGGCCTGTCACGCGCCGCTCAGCGACCGCACCGAAGCCGACACGCCCGAGCTGATCTGCACCGGCGCGGACTGCGGCCTGGCCTACCCGGTCCGGGACGACATCCCCGTACTCCTCGTGGACGAGGCCCGCCGCCCCGCCTGA
- the ahcY gene encoding adenosylhomocysteinase: protein MTTVANRQDFKVADLSLADFGRKEITLAEHEMPGLMSIRREYAEAQPLAGSRITGSLHMTVQTAVLIETLAALGADVRWASCNIFSTQDHAAAAVAVGPNGTPDDPQGIPVFAWKGETLEEYWWCTEQALTWPNASTGGPNMILDDGGDATLLVHKGVEFEKAGAAPDPATADSEEYSYILRLLNRTLTENPQKWTLLASEIRGVTEETTTGVHRLYEMHRDGTLLFPAINVNDAVTKSKFDNKYGCRHSLIDGINRATDVLIGGKVAVVFGYGDVGKGCAESLRGQGARVIITEIDPICALQAAMDGYQVSTLDDVVGIADIFVTTTGNKDIIMAADMAKMKHQAIVGNIGHFDNEIDMAGLAKVPGIVKDEVKPQVHTWKFPDGKTLIVLSEGRLLNLGNATGHPSFVMSNSFADQTLAQIELFTKPEEYPTDVYVLPKHLDEKVARLHLDALGVKLTTLRPEQAAYIGVKVEGPYKSDHYRY, encoded by the coding sequence ATGACCACTGTCGCCAACCGACAGGACTTCAAGGTCGCCGATCTCTCGCTTGCCGACTTCGGCCGCAAGGAGATCACCCTCGCCGAGCACGAGATGCCCGGCCTGATGTCGATCCGCAGGGAGTACGCCGAGGCGCAGCCCCTCGCCGGCTCCCGCATCACCGGCTCCCTGCACATGACCGTGCAGACCGCCGTCCTCATCGAGACGCTGGCCGCGCTCGGCGCCGACGTCCGCTGGGCCTCCTGCAACATCTTCTCCACCCAGGACCACGCCGCCGCCGCGGTGGCCGTCGGTCCGAACGGCACTCCGGACGACCCGCAGGGAATCCCGGTCTTCGCCTGGAAGGGCGAGACGCTCGAAGAGTACTGGTGGTGCACGGAGCAGGCCCTGACCTGGCCCAACGCCTCCACCGGCGGCCCGAACATGATCCTGGACGACGGTGGCGACGCCACCCTCCTCGTCCACAAGGGCGTCGAGTTCGAGAAGGCCGGCGCGGCCCCGGATCCGGCCACGGCGGACAGCGAGGAGTACAGCTACATCCTCCGTCTGCTCAACCGCACCCTGACCGAGAACCCGCAGAAGTGGACCCTCCTGGCGTCCGAGATCCGCGGCGTCACCGAAGAGACCACGACCGGTGTCCACCGTCTCTACGAGATGCACCGCGACGGCACGCTTCTTTTCCCGGCGATCAACGTCAACGACGCCGTGACCAAGTCGAAGTTCGACAACAAGTACGGCTGCCGCCACTCCCTGATCGACGGCATCAACCGCGCCACCGACGTGCTGATCGGCGGCAAGGTCGCCGTCGTCTTCGGCTACGGCGACGTGGGCAAGGGCTGCGCGGAGTCCCTGCGCGGCCAGGGCGCCCGCGTGATCATCACCGAGATCGACCCGATCTGCGCGCTCCAGGCGGCGATGGACGGCTACCAGGTCTCGACGCTGGACGACGTCGTCGGCATCGCCGACATCTTCGTCACCACGACGGGCAACAAGGACATCATCATGGCCGCGGACATGGCCAAGATGAAGCACCAGGCGATCGTCGGGAACATCGGCCACTTCGACAACGAGATCGACATGGCCGGCCTCGCGAAGGTCCCCGGCATCGTCAAGGACGAGGTCAAGCCGCAGGTCCACACCTGGAAGTTCCCCGACGGCAAGACGCTGATCGTCCTGTCCGAGGGCCGCCTGCTGAACCTCGGCAACGCGACCGGCCACCCCTCCTTCGTGATGTCCAACTCGTTCGCGGACCAGACGCTGGCCCAGATCGAGCTCTTCACGAAGCCCGAGGAGTACCCGACCGACGTCTACGTGCTGCCCAAGCACCTCGACGAGAAGGTCGCCCGCCTCCACCTCGACGCGCTCGGAGTGAAGCTCACGACGCTCCGCCCCGAGCAGGCCGCGTACATCGGCGTGAAGGTCGAAGGCCCGTACAAGTCCGACCACTACCGCTACTGA
- a CDS encoding SIS domain-containing protein, translating to MLDESLLDAPDALARADHRGLLLGAAEAGARVRTAVRHAAEAGIGQLNPEGRPRAVLFAGSGTAALGVADLLGALAGTAAPVTLLRPTGVAPAAGALRWELPGWAGSVDLLLIATTDGGEPGLALLAEQAYRRGCTVVAVAPHPSPLSEAVGGTHGLAVPMAPTPQEQYEEIQAASPGALWALLTPLLSLLDRVGLLTASTETLQLVADRLDSAAERCGPAIATYSNPAKTLAAELADSLPLIWTEGTVAAPAGRRFAAVLAELSGRPALAAELPGALPAHGLLLGGDFAGGAADPDDFFRDRVEESQPLHARVVLLRDRPVGGLTAAPAARELATSHETAISELEPQEGGELEALAELVAVTDFTAVYLALASGNRE from the coding sequence ATGCTCGACGAGTCCTTGCTCGACGCGCCGGACGCGCTGGCTCGCGCCGACCACCGTGGGCTGCTCCTCGGCGCCGCCGAGGCCGGGGCACGTGTACGCACCGCCGTCCGGCACGCCGCCGAGGCGGGCATCGGACAGCTCAACCCCGAGGGCCGCCCCCGCGCCGTGCTGTTCGCCGGCTCCGGCACCGCCGCACTCGGCGTCGCCGACCTGCTCGGCGCACTCGCCGGCACCGCCGCGCCCGTCACCCTGCTGAGGCCCACCGGCGTCGCCCCCGCCGCGGGCGCCCTGCGCTGGGAGCTCCCCGGCTGGGCCGGCTCTGTCGACCTGCTCCTGATCGCCACCACCGACGGCGGCGAACCGGGCCTCGCCCTCCTCGCCGAGCAGGCCTACCGCCGCGGCTGCACCGTCGTCGCCGTCGCCCCGCACCCGTCCCCGCTCAGCGAGGCCGTAGGCGGCACGCACGGTCTCGCCGTGCCCATGGCGCCCACACCCCAGGAGCAGTACGAGGAGATCCAGGCCGCCAGTCCGGGCGCGCTGTGGGCGCTGTTGACCCCGCTCCTGTCTCTTCTCGACCGCGTCGGGCTGCTCACCGCGTCCACGGAGACGCTTCAGCTCGTCGCCGACCGTCTCGACAGCGCGGCCGAACGCTGCGGCCCGGCCATCGCGACGTACAGCAACCCGGCCAAGACCCTCGCCGCCGAACTGGCCGACAGCCTCCCCCTGATCTGGACGGAAGGCACCGTCGCCGCCCCCGCCGGACGCCGCTTCGCCGCCGTACTGGCCGAGCTGTCCGGCCGCCCCGCGCTCGCGGCCGAGCTCCCCGGCGCCCTGCCCGCACACGGTCTCCTCCTGGGCGGAGACTTCGCCGGCGGCGCCGCCGACCCCGACGACTTCTTCCGCGACCGCGTCGAGGAGTCCCAGCCGCTGCACGCCCGAGTCGTACTGCTCCGTGACCGCCCCGTCGGCGGACTGACCGCGGCGCCCGCCGCCCGCGAACTCGCCACCAGCCACGAGACCGCCATCAGCGAGCTGGAGCCGCAGGAAGGCGGCGAACTCGAAGCCCTCGCGGAACTCGTCGCCGTCACCGACTTCACGGCCGTCTACCTGGCCCTGGCCTCGGGCAACCGCGAATGA
- a CDS encoding cation diffusion facilitator family transporter, producing the protein MSASGGTKAIVAALVANLAIAVAKFVAFLFSGSSSMLAESVHSLADSGNQGLLLLGGKKAKREATPEHPFGYGRERYIYAFLVSIVLFSVGGMFAIYEGYEKIKHPHEIEAWYWPVGVLVFAIIAESFSFRTAIVESNQTRGKRSWKEFIRHSKAPELPVVLLEDLGALVGLILALLGVSLALATGDGVWDGIGTLCIGILLIVIALVLAAETKSLLLGESAGREDVEKIKAAIVDGDVVTGIIHMRTLHLGPEELLVAAKIAVEHDDTAAEVAQAINAAEGRIRDAVPIARVIYLEPDIFNAAAAAAGTNPAKSPGGTETEPGPDSGSDKDDH; encoded by the coding sequence ATGAGCGCGTCAGGCGGAACCAAGGCGATCGTGGCGGCGCTCGTCGCCAACCTAGCGATCGCAGTAGCCAAGTTCGTGGCGTTCCTCTTCAGTGGTTCGTCGTCCATGCTCGCCGAGAGCGTGCACTCGCTCGCCGACTCCGGCAATCAGGGGCTGCTGCTCCTCGGCGGCAAGAAGGCGAAGCGCGAAGCGACCCCGGAACATCCCTTCGGTTACGGCCGCGAGCGCTACATCTACGCGTTCCTCGTCTCCATCGTGCTCTTCTCCGTCGGTGGCATGTTCGCCATCTACGAGGGCTACGAGAAGATCAAGCACCCGCACGAGATCGAGGCCTGGTACTGGCCGGTCGGCGTCCTGGTGTTCGCGATCATCGCCGAGTCGTTCTCCTTCCGCACGGCCATCGTCGAGTCCAACCAGACCCGCGGCAAGCGCTCGTGGAAAGAGTTCATCCGGCACTCCAAGGCCCCCGAACTCCCTGTCGTCCTGCTGGAGGACCTCGGCGCCCTGGTCGGTCTGATCCTCGCGCTCCTGGGCGTGAGCCTGGCGCTCGCCACGGGCGACGGCGTCTGGGACGGCATCGGCACCCTCTGCATCGGCATCCTGCTGATCGTCATCGCCCTGGTCCTGGCGGCCGAGACGAAGTCCCTGCTGCTCGGTGAGTCCGCCGGCCGGGAGGACGTGGAGAAGATCAAGGCCGCGATCGTCGACGGCGACGTCGTCACCGGCATCATCCACATGCGTACGCTCCACCTCGGCCCCGAGGAACTGCTGGTGGCGGCCAAGATCGCGGTCGAGCACGACGACACGGCGGCCGAGGTCGCCCAGGCGATCAACGCGGCCGAGGGCCGGATCCGTGACGCGGTCCCGATCGCCCGCGTGATCTATCTGGAGCCGGACATCTTCAACGCCGCCGCCGCGGCGGCGGGCACCAACCCGGCCAAGTCGCCGGGCGGCACGGAGACCGAGCCCGGTCCCGACTCAGGTTCCGACAAGGACGACCACTGA
- the manA gene encoding mannose-6-phosphate isomerase, class I, which produces MDRLSNTVRPYAWGSTTAIPELLGTAPTGEPQAEMWMGAHPGAPSRINRATTPVDHPLSDLIAAAPEAELGAPTVKKFGPRLPFLLKILAAGAPLSLQVHPNLAQAKEGYAAEERQGVPIDAPHRNYKDANHKPELICALTPFDGLCGFRAPAETADLLARLDVDSLKPYVDLLRAHPEEAALREVLTAVLTADPDEMSHTVHSSAEAAARLGGEYSPYVSIAHHYPGDPGVIAAMLLNHVQLQPGEALFLGAGVPHAYLNGLGVEIMANSDNVLRCGLTPKHVDVPELLRIVRFESAEPAVLRPEASASGEELYETPIDEFRLSTYGLAPGAEPRELTADTPQILLCTAGTPRANEIDLTPGDSVFVPAGEKTELTGTGRVFRATVIA; this is translated from the coding sequence ATGGACCGCCTCTCCAACACCGTGCGCCCCTACGCCTGGGGCTCCACGACCGCCATCCCGGAACTGCTCGGCACCGCCCCGACCGGCGAACCCCAGGCCGAGATGTGGATGGGCGCCCACCCGGGGGCCCCGTCCCGTATCAACCGCGCCACCACCCCCGTCGACCACCCGCTCTCCGACCTCATCGCAGCCGCCCCCGAGGCGGAACTCGGCGCCCCCACCGTCAAGAAATTCGGTCCACGTCTCCCCTTCCTCCTCAAGATCCTTGCCGCGGGCGCCCCCCTCTCGCTTCAGGTCCACCCCAACCTCGCCCAGGCGAAGGAGGGTTACGCGGCGGAGGAGCGCCAGGGCGTCCCCATCGACGCGCCGCACCGCAACTACAAGGACGCCAACCACAAGCCCGAACTGATCTGCGCCCTCACCCCCTTCGACGGCCTGTGCGGCTTCCGAGCACCCGCCGAGACCGCCGACCTCCTCGCCCGGCTGGACGTCGACTCGCTCAAGCCCTATGTGGACCTCCTGCGCGCACACCCCGAGGAAGCCGCGCTGCGCGAGGTCCTCACCGCCGTGCTGACCGCCGACCCCGACGAGATGTCACACACAGTGCATTCCTCCGCCGAAGCCGCGGCACGCCTCGGCGGCGAGTACTCGCCATACGTGTCGATCGCGCACCACTACCCCGGCGACCCGGGCGTCATCGCGGCCATGCTGCTCAACCACGTACAACTCCAGCCCGGCGAGGCCCTCTTCCTCGGCGCCGGCGTCCCGCACGCCTATCTGAACGGGCTGGGCGTCGAGATCATGGCCAACTCGGACAACGTCCTGCGCTGCGGCCTCACCCCCAAACACGTCGACGTACCGGAACTGCTCCGCATCGTGCGCTTCGAGTCGGCCGAGCCCGCCGTGCTCCGCCCCGAGGCGTCGGCGTCCGGCGAAGAGCTGTACGAGACCCCGATCGACGAATTCCGGCTGTCCACCTACGGATTGGCCCCCGGCGCCGAACCCCGCGAACTCACCGCAGACACCCCGCAGATCCTGCTCTGCACGGCGGGCACGCCGCGCGCCAACGAAATCGACCTGACTCCGGGCGATTCGGTCTTCGTCCCCGCGGGCGAGAAGACCGAACTGACCGGTACGGGCAGGGTCTTCAGGGCCACCGTCATCGCCTGA